One window of Daphnia carinata strain CSIRO-1 chromosome 7, CSIRO_AGI_Dcar_HiC_V3, whole genome shotgun sequence genomic DNA carries:
- the LOC130703617 gene encoding putative inorganic phosphate cotransporter, whose amino-acid sequence MVNQELLLNCDARFRRYGTTDKMIEHKPTDYFGSRHKFAFMAFLGLAAVYMARVNLSVTIVDMVRMPSSSATIVNTTKRNPTSTVCPIRNAATTFTNDGEFDWDIETQGFVLGSFFWGYTITQIPGGLLARKFGGKYVLGIGIFLTGLLSLATPLAARSSTTTLITVRILTGLAEGVTLPAVHHMLSAWVPTQERSTIGAFVLAGMQFGTVVALPLSGFLCDVNLDGGWPLAFYVPGFLAVIWFLGWWWAVSDSPENDPHISEDERKFIQISIGNLQRDSTIQTPWLAMATSVHVWAILIAHIGKSWGFSILLTELPTYLNTVLHFNMKANCLLSAMPYMAMWLCSILFSCAADELRRKHILSTTQTRKLFNTIGFIAPAFAFVGASFTGCDQAATVTLIILATAFIGAVYSGFEVNHIDIAPEHAGVLMGITNCLASTCGFIAPYVISQIVTTQGSVDQWRIVFLLSVVVYVATNSFYVVFATGEEQQWNRAKRSESS is encoded by the exons aTTATTTCGGTTCACGCCACAAGTTCGCCTTTATGGCTTTTCTCGGTTTGGCTGCCGTGTACATGGCGCGTGTTAATCTCTCGGTTACCATCGTTGACATGGTAAGAATGCCATCGTCTTCAGCAACAATAGTCAATACAACGAAACGCAATCCGACATCTACTGTGTGTCCAATAAGAAATGCCGCAACAACTTTTACG AATGACGGTGAGTTCGATTGGGATATCGAGACTCAAGGATTCGTTCTCGGTTCCTTCTTCTGGGGTTATACTATAACGCAGATACCTGGCGGATTGCTAGCTAGAAAATTTGGTGGCAAATACGTTTTGGGTATCGGAATTTTCCTTACGGGGCTTTTGAGTCTCGCCACTCCATTGGCTGCTCGTTCTAGCACAACCACATTGATTACAGTTCGCATATTGACAGGGCTCGCAgag GGTGTAACTCTACCCGCTGTGCATCACATGCTTTCCGCATGGGTACCTACCCAGGAACGATCTACCATTGGTGCTTTTGTCTTGGCCG GCATGCAATTCGGAACTGTAGTGGCCTTACCTTTATCCGGCTTCCTATGTGATGTCAACTTAGACGGTGGCTGGCCATTAGCTTTTTATGTTCCCGGTTTCCTGGCCGTCATCTGGTTCCTGGGCTGGTGGTGGGCGGTTTCAGACAGCCCGGAAAATGATCCCCACATCTCCGAGGACGAGAGAAAGTTCATCCAAATTTCAATCGGTAATCTGCAGAGAGATTCAACT ATACAAACTCCTTGGCTGGCCATGGCCACCTCGGTTCACGTATGGGCCATTCTCATCGCTCATATTGGGAAATCTTGGGGATTTTCTATTCTTCTAACAGAACTACCAACTTATTTGAACACTGTCCTTCACTTTAACATGAAAGCA AACTGTTTGCTTTCGGCAATGCCTTACATGGCTATGTGGCTGTGTTCCATCCTTTTCAGCTGTGCTGCAGATGAACTTCGACGCAAACATATCTTGAGCACAACGCAAACTAGGAAGCTTTTTAACACTATCG GATTCATAGCGCCAGCTTTCGCATTTGTGGGTGCATCGTTCACTGGATGTGATCAAGCAGCTACAGTTACATTG attATTTTAGCTACAGCATTCATTGGGGCAGTTTATTCGGGATTCGAG GTTAACCATATCGACATTGCCCCAGAACACGCTGGAGTACTTATGGGGATAACAAATTGTCTGGCAAGCACCTGCGGATTCATAGCTCCTTACGTCATCAGCCAGATCGTCACCACACAG GGATCAGTAGATCAATGGCGAATAGTATTCCTTCTTTCGGTTGTGGTTTACGTTGCGACAAATTCTTTTTACGTTGTTTTTGCAACGGGAGAAGAGCAACAATGGAATAGAGCGAAAAGATCGGAAAGCAGTTAG